A genomic region of Xanthocytophaga agilis contains the following coding sequences:
- a CDS encoding RNA polymerase sigma-70 factor, which yields MKKVNSDAVETLFKQYHKELCRWAYTFVRDKEQAQDIVQEVFLKLWNNREELEWGEQLRSYLYKSTTHVSLNHLERLQKKHTIHQHIQQSNNFVSNDTTDSVLFNELHEKVQQAIANLPPKCKVIYLLSRQEGLKYQQIAEQLDLSVKTVENQMGIALEKLRISLKPYLSKEFLISLLLLIVSWITEKV from the coding sequence ATGAAAAAAGTGAATTCTGATGCCGTAGAAACTTTATTTAAACAATACCATAAGGAGTTGTGTCGCTGGGCCTATACATTTGTGAGAGATAAAGAACAGGCTCAGGATATTGTACAGGAAGTGTTCTTAAAGTTATGGAACAACCGTGAAGAGTTGGAATGGGGAGAACAACTTAGAAGTTATCTCTATAAATCAACTACACATGTTTCCTTAAATCATTTGGAAAGACTCCAAAAAAAACACACTATTCATCAACATATCCAGCAAAGCAATAACTTTGTAAGCAATGACACTACAGACAGTGTGTTATTTAATGAACTTCATGAAAAAGTGCAGCAGGCAATAGCTAATCTTCCACCTAAATGCAAAGTCATTTATTTGCTATCAAGACAAGAAGGCCTTAAGTATCAGCAGATCGCCGAACAACTTGACCTATCAGTCAAAACAGTTGAAAATCAAATGGGCATAGCACTGGAAAAACTCCGAATCAGTCTCAAACCTTATTTGAGCAAGGAATTTCTCATAAGTCTACTACTTTTGATTGTCAGTTGGATAACAGAAAAAGTATGA
- a CDS encoding FecR family protein: MWQILAKYLTNEPLTDQEKVAYKTTEKDPEHQETLKDVQTIWELSGTSAEEIDWETGKQWDTFQSKLQDETKVIELRPWYKQYYWQTAAAIVIILAVGYGVKNRFLTESTTISSTTGAFITNKSVQIDVQTYQSTDSVKEIRLPDGSQIWLNKYSTISYSSDFGRNNRRITLSGEGFFVIEKDKTKPFIIQAGGTETKVLGTSFDLKAYTDDKNIELTVVTGKVEFSDTKNDSQKAILLPKQKATFKKQERIIKQSTVASMSFLQWTESNNATYLHEIRSPKQFIVNTFSWKKNGLNQTVVEGTLTNRASIASYKDIELIYRIYTKKGTEKPTKVFIIPKHLIPGQTINYKYNLGNMFGTTARVTVEVKNAGIIH; this comes from the coding sequence ATGTGGCAAATACTCGCAAAGTACCTGACCAACGAGCCATTGACAGACCAGGAAAAGGTAGCATATAAAACAACAGAGAAGGATCCGGAACATCAGGAAACGTTAAAAGACGTTCAAACTATATGGGAATTGTCAGGAACATCCGCTGAAGAAATAGATTGGGAAACAGGTAAACAATGGGATACTTTTCAATCAAAGCTGCAGGATGAAACAAAAGTTATTGAATTAAGGCCTTGGTATAAACAATATTACTGGCAAACAGCTGCAGCAATAGTAATTATTCTAGCTGTTGGTTATGGTGTAAAAAACAGATTTTTAACTGAAAGCACCACTATTTCATCAACTACAGGAGCCTTTATCACCAATAAATCTGTTCAGATTGATGTTCAAACTTATCAATCTACCGACTCTGTGAAAGAGATTCGTTTGCCTGATGGTAGTCAAATATGGTTGAATAAATATAGTACAATAAGTTATAGTTCAGATTTTGGAAGAAATAATCGAAGGATTACACTATCTGGTGAAGGATTCTTTGTGATAGAAAAAGATAAGACAAAACCATTTATCATTCAGGCAGGTGGGACTGAAACGAAAGTATTGGGAACATCTTTTGACCTGAAAGCATACACGGATGATAAAAATATCGAACTTACTGTCGTAACGGGCAAAGTCGAATTTAGTGATACAAAGAATGATTCACAAAAAGCCATTCTACTACCTAAGCAGAAAGCCACTTTCAAAAAGCAGGAAAGAATAATTAAGCAATCCACAGTAGCTAGTATGAGCTTTTTACAGTGGACAGAGTCAAACAATGCAACTTATCTGCATGAGATCCGTTCACCAAAGCAGTTTATTGTAAACACATTCTCTTGGAAAAAAAATGGTCTTAACCAAACAGTTGTAGAAGGAACTTTAACGAATCGAGCTTCTATCGCTTCTTATAAGGACATAGAACTTATCTACAGAATTTATACAAAGAAAGGAACCGAAAAACCAACAAAAGTTTTTATTATACCTAAACACCTAATCCCAGGTCAAACCATTAATTATAAATATAATCTCGGTAATATGTTTGGTACCACTGCCCGTGTTACAGTGGAGGTTAAAAATGCAGGGATTATACATTAA